The proteins below are encoded in one region of Sporosarcina sp. FSL K6-1508:
- a CDS encoding LCP family protein, with protein MKRSERRKKKNKGLRNFLIVTALILLVGIVYVVIQYYSGLSLAKEGLENEDETLFEEFEGADPQFGEINVLLLGSDSRGDEDARADTLMIAHYNQTTHQMKLVSIMRDTYVDIPDHGYHKINAAFSIGGPELVRKTIKENFDVDIHSYAIVDFTGFPKIVDVIAPDGIEVDIPYAMSHGIGMTLQPGKQVLNGEQLLGYVRFRHDIQSDYGRVERQQEALSKLKEQAVSIHSIMNLPKLLGVVEPYINTNVDNRTILTIGKGLLIGKSEKIETLRIPVEKSFEEKRVAAGEVLSIDFEKNKQALQQFLSTEEDTTTTELDKADSLETKE; from the coding sequence ATGAAGAGAAGCGAGCGAAGAAAAAAGAAAAATAAGGGACTAAGGAACTTCTTAATTGTAACTGCACTGATTTTGTTAGTGGGAATTGTATATGTAGTAATCCAGTATTATAGCGGATTGTCTTTGGCAAAAGAAGGATTGGAAAATGAAGATGAAACGTTGTTTGAGGAATTTGAAGGCGCGGATCCTCAGTTTGGTGAAATTAATGTTCTGTTATTGGGCAGTGACTCCCGGGGGGATGAAGATGCAAGAGCCGATACGTTAATGATTGCTCATTATAATCAAACGACTCACCAGATGAAACTCGTTTCTATTATGAGAGACACCTATGTGGATATACCAGATCACGGGTACCATAAAATAAATGCTGCCTTTTCCATCGGAGGCCCGGAGCTAGTAAGGAAGACGATTAAAGAAAACTTTGACGTGGATATTCATTCCTACGCGATTGTTGACTTCACAGGATTTCCAAAAATTGTAGATGTTATTGCCCCTGATGGGATAGAAGTTGATATTCCTTATGCCATGTCTCATGGAATTGGAATGACATTACAGCCTGGAAAACAAGTTTTAAACGGAGAGCAGCTACTTGGGTATGTGCGTTTCCGACATGACATTCAAAGTGATTATGGACGGGTGGAACGCCAGCAGGAAGCATTGTCGAAATTGAAAGAACAAGCCGTCAGCATTCATAGTATAATGAATTTGCCAAAGTTACTCGGTGTTGTGGAGCCTTACATTAATACAAACGTCGATAATCGGACAATCCTTACAATCGGTAAAGGTTTACTTATTGGTAAGTCTGAAAAAATAGAGACGTTGCGTATCCCTGTTGAAAAATCTTTTGAAGAAAAGCGTGTAGCAGCAGGGGAGGTTCTTAGTATCGATTTCGAGAAAAACAAACAAGCTTTACAACAGTTTTTATCAACGGAAGAAGATACAACTACTACCGAATTGGATAAAGCTGATTCGCTTGAGACAAAGGAATAG
- a CDS encoding cation diffusion facilitator family transporter — translation MNKHSHASASIIAVWISLISNILLTVIKLVVGFLFQSPVLLADGFHNAGDVIASGAALTSMRISKRPADDDHPYGHGKAEVISSAIVALILGIAAIYIAYEAVSALFAEPAKASLIALLTAFISLIWKHALYVYTIRIGKLANSKGLIATAYDHLADVYASLAAVLGIGLALIGDLYNIHFLAYGDPVAGIIVSFLVLKLAYEIGKEAMDVLMEKNISQDRLDEFAALIMTIPEVKRIDRLRAREHGHYILVDLRVGAPGEMTIQEGHDVAHKIRDTIMDQNEDVDEVLIHLNPWYEEDE, via the coding sequence ATGAATAAACATAGTCATGCAAGTGCTTCAATAATTGCCGTCTGGATAAGTTTAATCAGCAATATCCTCCTAACGGTAATTAAACTTGTTGTGGGCTTTCTTTTTCAAAGTCCCGTTCTTCTAGCTGATGGTTTCCATAACGCCGGCGATGTGATTGCCAGTGGTGCTGCCTTAACTTCAATGCGAATATCCAAGCGGCCCGCAGATGATGATCATCCTTATGGACATGGGAAAGCAGAAGTAATCAGCTCTGCCATTGTCGCACTTATTTTAGGGATTGCCGCGATTTATATTGCATATGAAGCGGTTTCTGCGCTTTTTGCAGAACCGGCAAAAGCCAGTTTAATCGCTTTGCTAACTGCCTTCATTTCTCTTATTTGGAAGCATGCCTTGTATGTCTATACGATTCGGATTGGTAAATTGGCTAATAGTAAAGGGTTAATTGCAACTGCGTATGATCATTTAGCGGATGTCTACGCTTCCCTTGCAGCTGTCTTGGGAATCGGGCTTGCACTCATTGGTGATTTGTATAATATCCACTTCCTAGCTTACGGTGACCCTGTTGCGGGTATCATTGTGTCGTTTTTAGTGCTGAAACTTGCGTATGAAATTGGGAAAGAAGCAATGGACGTCCTTATGGAGAAAAATATAAGTCAGGATAGACTGGATGAATTCGCTGCTTTAATCATGACAATTCCCGAAGTAAAACGCATTGACCGTCTACGTGCAAGAGAACATGGTCATTATATTTTGGTGGATCTGCGTGTAGGCGCTCCTGGTGAGATGACAATCCAAGAAGGTCATGATGTTGCTCATAAAATCAGAGACACCATAATGGATCAAAATGAAGATGTGGATGAAGTTTTGATTCATTTGAATCCTTGGTATGAAGAGGATGAATAA
- a CDS encoding YndJ family protein, whose amino-acid sequence MTMCKFALIHSVLFVSVAFFSLNPWPFLMLTIAQLVYVPIAIRFVMEKENWFSQHYYYFAIPAYLAVALLHIVPGSKWDGLLAAIYLAFTFVIALYGLTRFFNRGFTNLEEFAIDAGLVYISLGGAWFFAYVTGIDTGFSPLITWLTGIHFHYSAFLLPIFIGLLGRIYKPPFFRIMCTIILVSPLLVAIGITFSRWIELLSVGLYIIGLSGLIFIAWKTPFKNHVQKWLIRISFGALGVTIIFSLLYALGSGFGLTSVNIDFMLRFHGVLNCLVFALVGIVGWSITIPAANFHPPTFPISRIRGKRVIGEQVLEGMLHEKHPGLVDDMKVYGPSLQCNTLSPRIIDFYENTINYRLFATIKWRSWFKPFAFVYELMSRKTQQIHLPLHGRQVEMTGDVIALQDTADGRDKVRAWIRKIGPETAFVALYSQHEKAGRMYMNIDLPLPFSTMTGILELHQVGDDLQLTSKKKSSYDSDAGIYLSFLSNQAFKLPIDEDFSVSDGKDGSLSACHTMRLFSIPFLTIRYLIRHVC is encoded by the coding sequence ATGACGATGTGTAAGTTTGCACTCATACATAGTGTGTTATTTGTTAGTGTAGCCTTTTTCAGCTTGAACCCATGGCCTTTTCTTATGCTAACGATCGCGCAACTGGTCTATGTCCCAATCGCAATACGTTTCGTTATGGAAAAGGAAAACTGGTTTTCTCAACACTATTATTATTTTGCTATTCCTGCATATCTAGCGGTAGCGTTATTGCACATAGTACCTGGCTCAAAGTGGGATGGCCTGCTAGCGGCAATTTATTTAGCGTTCACATTTGTTATCGCCCTGTATGGGTTGACTCGGTTTTTCAATAGAGGATTTACGAATCTGGAAGAGTTCGCAATTGATGCGGGGCTTGTTTATATATCACTCGGCGGCGCTTGGTTCTTTGCTTACGTGACTGGTATCGATACCGGATTCAGCCCACTCATTACATGGTTGACTGGCATTCACTTTCATTATTCCGCATTTTTGCTTCCGATTTTCATTGGCTTACTGGGGAGGATTTATAAACCTCCGTTCTTTAGGATAATGTGTACGATTATTTTAGTATCACCACTTCTTGTTGCGATTGGCATTACATTTTCTAGGTGGATTGAGCTGCTATCAGTCGGATTATACATTATCGGGTTAAGCGGACTCATTTTTATTGCTTGGAAAACGCCCTTCAAAAACCATGTGCAAAAGTGGCTCATTCGAATTTCGTTTGGTGCACTCGGAGTGACTATCATCTTTTCGTTGTTATATGCACTTGGCAGTGGCTTCGGGCTTACATCCGTGAACATCGATTTCATGCTTCGTTTTCACGGTGTCTTGAACTGCTTGGTATTTGCGTTAGTTGGTATTGTCGGGTGGTCTATAACTATCCCGGCTGCAAATTTTCATCCCCCCACTTTTCCCATCAGTCGTATTCGCGGGAAGCGGGTTATAGGTGAACAGGTTCTGGAAGGCATGTTGCATGAAAAACATCCAGGACTTGTCGACGATATGAAGGTCTACGGACCGTCTCTTCAATGCAACACACTCTCCCCGCGGATTATTGATTTCTATGAAAACACTATTAATTACCGGCTATTCGCAACGATTAAATGGCGCTCATGGTTTAAGCCGTTTGCATTTGTCTACGAGCTGATGAGCAGAAAAACACAACAGATCCATTTGCCTCTGCATGGCAGACAGGTTGAAATGACTGGAGATGTTATTGCCCTTCAAGATACGGCGGACGGCAGGGATAAAGTAAGAGCTTGGATTCGTAAAATCGGTCCTGAAACCGCTTTCGTCGCACTTTATTCTCAACATGAAAAAGCTGGCCGAATGTATATGAATATCGACTTACCGCTGCCATTTTCAACGATGACCGGTATATTGGAATTGCATCAGGTCGGGGACGATTTACAACTGACCAGCAAGAAGAAAAGTTCTTATGATTCGGATGCGGGAATTTATCTCTCTTTTCTCTCGAATCAAGCATTCAAGTTGCCGATTGATGAAGACTTTAGCGTTAGTGACGGAAAAGATGGTTCATTGAGCGCCTGTCATACTATGCGATTATTTTCAATCCCATTTTTAACGATTAGGTATTTAATAAGACACGTCTGTTGA
- a CDS encoding DUF4166 domain-containing protein, translated as MSIFRQALGDDFNRLHPMLQKRYDLPSGTSFKASGIMKKISGGPKWMYPIFRAGVSWKLLFPERGKDIPFTITNKAFVGENGESQVHWERIFHFGNRRRYFNARMSFDKERLIIRDYLGEPSLLYADLGFLVTNNGSLTIRSLRQRLVLGKLEIPLPRIFQGLATIIERFDDELGLYHIHVRVRNPLIGIVFSYEGMFSTDDDV; from the coding sequence ATGTCAATTTTCAGACAAGCATTGGGTGACGATTTCAATCGGCTACATCCGATGCTACAAAAAAGGTATGACCTGCCGTCAGGTACTTCATTTAAAGCATCGGGTATTATGAAAAAAATCAGCGGCGGACCGAAATGGATGTATCCGATTTTTCGAGCAGGTGTTAGTTGGAAATTGCTTTTCCCTGAACGGGGAAAAGACATTCCATTTACAATAACGAATAAAGCGTTTGTTGGAGAGAATGGTGAAAGCCAAGTACATTGGGAACGCATTTTTCATTTCGGAAATAGAAGACGTTATTTTAATGCGCGTATGAGTTTTGACAAAGAGCGGCTTATCATCCGGGATTACCTTGGTGAACCGTCCCTCCTATATGCTGATTTGGGCTTTCTAGTAACAAACAATGGAAGTTTAACGATTAGATCGCTGCGTCAGCGGCTTGTTCTTGGAAAGTTAGAAATTCCATTGCCACGGATATTTCAAGGGCTTGCAACAATCATCGAGCGGTTTGACGATGAATTAGGGCTTTATCATATTCATGTTAGAGTACGGAATCCTTTGATTGGAATTGTTTTTTCGTATGAAGGGATGTTTTCTACCGATGACGATGTGTAA
- a CDS encoding DoxX-like family protein, which produces MKKKPIYVEISIHAEIEKVWDASQKPDMHEQWDLRFSSITYLPKEEGQPQQFVYSRTAGPFINVEGWGKSVGTFHKDDGTRSSSLQFGTEQCISPIREGRGFWKYEPQKEGVKFFTQYDYDVNFGRVGEVVDNLAFRPLIGWATALSFDVLKRWLERGEAPRSQYMRFFSTYLMTLLFAFIWIYQGLVPKIIGMHEEERAMIGSVLELSEKGITTSVLLIGIAEVLLGISWLLYRNKKHLFTLQLILFPLLTIAAIIAVPASAIHPFNPLTFNLSLIVLSLIGLFISKDVPSARSCKRKR; this is translated from the coding sequence ATGAAAAAAAAGCCGATATATGTTGAAATATCGATTCATGCGGAGATTGAAAAAGTATGGGACGCATCGCAAAAACCGGATATGCACGAACAATGGGATTTACGTTTCTCTTCAATTACCTATTTGCCAAAAGAAGAAGGCCAGCCACAGCAGTTTGTGTATTCACGGACAGCCGGTCCTTTCATCAATGTGGAAGGCTGGGGGAAAAGTGTTGGAACGTTCCACAAGGATGATGGCACGCGATCGTCTTCCCTTCAATTCGGTACGGAGCAATGCATCTCCCCTATCCGAGAAGGACGCGGCTTTTGGAAATATGAACCTCAAAAAGAAGGCGTGAAATTTTTTACGCAGTATGATTACGACGTCAATTTTGGCCGTGTTGGCGAAGTCGTTGATAATCTGGCTTTTCGCCCGCTTATTGGCTGGGCAACCGCGCTTAGTTTTGATGTGTTAAAGCGATGGCTTGAACGAGGCGAAGCCCCCCGCTCACAATACATGCGATTTTTCAGTACCTATTTAATGACGCTATTATTTGCATTCATTTGGATCTACCAAGGACTCGTTCCTAAAATTATCGGAATGCATGAAGAAGAAAGGGCGATGATCGGGAGCGTTTTGGAATTATCGGAGAAAGGAATTACGACGTCGGTACTGCTAATTGGCATTGCAGAGGTGCTACTCGGAATCAGTTGGCTACTTTATCGAAATAAGAAGCATTTATTTACATTGCAGCTGATTTTATTTCCGTTATTGACGATAGCGGCAATCATTGCTGTACCGGCATCTGCAATCCATCCATTCAACCCGCTAACGTTCAATTTATCACTGATTGTTCTTTCTCTTATTGGGTTATTCATAAGTAAAGATGTTCCTTCAGCGAGAAGCTGTAAACGAAAAAGGTGA
- the argH gene encoding argininosuccinate lyase yields the protein MKLWGGRFTSRADEIMEQFNTSLPVDHRLYKEDIAGSLAHVTMLVHCDLLTPGEGELLVDGLESILEDIETGTIKIEGNYEDIHSFVEMHLTERIGETGKKLHTARSRNDQVAVDMRLYAKGKAVEVIDSLQILIDSLADKGAANNVIMPGYTHLQRAQVVTFGHHLGAYAQMFKRDKKRVGNALEILDENPLGCGALAGTTHNIDRDVTTALLGFEKPVDNFLDGVSDRDYLLELMSDFSIIMMHLSRLSEELILWSSQEFKFIDMADAYSTGSSIMPQKKNPDAAELIRGKTGRVYGSLFALLTTLKGLPLTYNKDMQEDKEQFFDALDTVLDCIEIMSKMIDTLQVNADNMKAAIKAGFLNATEVADYLVGKGTAFRDAHEIVGKLIIYCEQQQKAIEDLTVEELAKFSEQITDDIYDYIDYENIITKGNKHLMKQVVE from the coding sequence ATGAAACTTTGGGGTGGACGTTTTACGAGTCGGGCGGATGAAATAATGGAGCAATTTAATACATCACTACCTGTTGACCATAGATTGTATAAGGAAGATATCGCGGGTAGCTTAGCGCATGTTACGATGCTGGTACACTGCGACTTATTGACACCAGGAGAAGGCGAGCTGCTCGTAGACGGGCTTGAATCCATCTTGGAGGATATCGAAACGGGGACAATTAAAATAGAAGGCAACTACGAGGATATCCATTCATTCGTCGAAATGCATTTGACGGAACGAATTGGGGAAACAGGAAAGAAATTGCACACAGCCCGTAGCCGGAACGATCAAGTGGCTGTTGACATGCGCTTATATGCGAAAGGCAAAGCAGTGGAAGTGATAGATAGTCTTCAAATACTCATCGATTCACTGGCTGACAAAGGGGCGGCTAACAATGTGATTATGCCGGGCTATACGCATTTGCAGCGCGCACAAGTCGTAACATTCGGTCATCATTTGGGTGCATATGCGCAAATGTTCAAAAGGGATAAAAAGCGTGTTGGAAATGCGCTTGAAATTTTGGATGAAAATCCGCTCGGCTGTGGAGCACTTGCTGGTACAACGCACAACATCGACCGTGATGTGACAACGGCGTTATTAGGTTTTGAAAAACCGGTGGACAACTTCCTTGACGGTGTCAGTGATCGTGATTATTTACTTGAACTCATGTCGGATTTTTCAATTATCATGATGCATTTGAGTCGCTTGAGTGAAGAACTTATTTTGTGGAGCAGTCAGGAATTTAAATTCATCGATATGGCAGATGCTTATTCGACAGGAAGCAGTATCATGCCGCAAAAGAAAAATCCTGATGCTGCGGAATTAATTCGCGGGAAAACGGGGCGTGTCTATGGCTCATTGTTCGCATTACTGACAACGTTGAAAGGCCTGCCGCTTACTTATAACAAAGACATGCAAGAGGATAAAGAACAATTTTTCGACGCACTTGATACTGTGCTGGACTGTATTGAAATCATGTCTAAAATGATCGATACGCTACAGGTCAATGCGGATAATATGAAAGCAGCGATTAAAGCTGGTTTTCTTAATGCAACCGAAGTTGCGGATTATTTAGTAGGTAAAGGGACGGCATTCCGCGATGCACACGAAATCGTTGGAAAACTGATCATTTACTGCGAGCAACAACAGAAAGCAATTGAGGATTTGACGGTCGAAGAGTTAGCCAAGTTCAGTGAGCAAATTACAGATGACATATATGATTATATTGATTACGAAAATATTATTACTAAAGGGAATAAGCACCTGATGAAGCAAGTGGTGGAATAA
- a CDS encoding enoyl-ACP reductase FabI, translated as MEDLLKIKGKNIVVMGVANERSLAWGVAKTLFSVGANVIFTYRKERSLAKLEKLLSAADFEAKMIVQCDVNEDESIHEAFVKIGAEVGTIHGVVHSLAFAHAEDLKNDFVETTRSGYAFAQDTSSYSLIATAREARPFMTDGGSIVTMSYLGAQRVLDGYNVMGVAKAALEASVKYLAFDLGKENIRVNAISAGAIRTLSAKGIASFNTILTQIEEQAPLKRNVTQEEVAEMTLVTLSNLSRGVTGEIIYVDAGYNIMG; from the coding sequence ATGGAAGATTTACTTAAAATTAAAGGTAAAAATATTGTTGTAATGGGGGTAGCGAATGAGCGAAGCCTTGCTTGGGGAGTGGCAAAAACACTCTTTTCAGTCGGTGCAAATGTTATTTTCACCTATCGCAAAGAGCGTTCACTTGCTAAACTTGAAAAACTATTAAGTGCAGCCGATTTTGAAGCGAAAATGATTGTGCAGTGTGATGTTAATGAGGATGAAAGTATCCACGAGGCATTCGTGAAAATCGGCGCTGAAGTCGGTACCATTCACGGTGTTGTCCATTCACTTGCATTTGCACATGCTGAGGATTTGAAAAATGACTTTGTGGAGACTACGAGAAGCGGTTATGCATTTGCACAGGACACAAGTTCTTATTCGCTCATCGCAACAGCCAGAGAAGCCCGTCCATTCATGACAGACGGCGGTTCTATTGTAACGATGAGTTATTTGGGCGCACAGCGCGTGCTTGACGGCTATAATGTGATGGGTGTTGCAAAAGCGGCACTTGAAGCATCCGTAAAATACTTGGCGTTCGATTTGGGGAAAGAAAATATCCGTGTCAATGCAATTTCTGCCGGGGCCATCCGTACGCTGTCTGCAAAAGGCATTGCTTCCTTCAATACGATTTTGACTCAAATTGAAGAACAAGCCCCGTTAAAACGCAATGTCACACAAGAAGAAGTGGCTGAAATGACGTTGGTCACTTTGAGTAACCTGTCTCGCGGTGTTACAGGTGAAATCATTTATGTAGATGCCGGCTATAATATTATGGGATAA